Proteins from a single region of Rhinatrema bivittatum chromosome 13, aRhiBiv1.1, whole genome shotgun sequence:
- the RAB27A gene encoding ras-related protein Rab-27A isoform X1, translated as MSDGDYDYLIKFLALGDSAVGKTSILYQHTDGKFNSKFITTVGIDFREKRVVYRANGPDGVVGRGKRVHLQLWDTAGQERFRSLTTAFFRDAMGFLLLFDLTNEQSFLNVRNWISQLQMHAYCENPDIVLCGNKSDLEDQRAVKAEDAKELAEKYGIPYFETSAANGNNVNKAVETLLDLIMKRMERCVDKSRIPKGVVRSNGHSSVEQLEADKDKGKCGC; from the exons ATGTCGGATGGGGATTATGATTACCTCATCAAATTTTTAGCATTGGGAGACTCTGCTGTGGGGAAGACCAGCATTCTTTATCAACACACAGATGGAAAATTTAACTCCAAATTTATTACAACAGTAGGCATCGACTTTAGGGAAAAGAGAGTG GTGTACAGAGCGAATGGCCCAGATGGCGTAGTGGGCAGAGGCAAAAGAGTCCATCTGCAGCTGTGGGACACGGCAGGACAAGAAAG GTTTCGTAGTTTAACGACTGCTTTCTTCAGAGATGCAATGGGATTCCTCTTACTCTTTGATCTAACAAATGAGCAGAGTTTCCTCAATGTCAGGAACTGGATAA GTCAATTACAAATGCATGCCTACTGTGAGAACCCTGACATTGTGCTCTGTGGTAACAAGAGTGATCTGGAAGACCAGAGAGCGGTTAAAGCAGAGGATGCCAAAGAGCTTGCAGAGAAATATGG AATCCCGTATTTTGAAACGAGCGCGGCAAATGGAAACAACGTGAACAAAGCTGTTGAAACCTTGCTTGACCTCATCATGAAGCGCATGGAACGGTGCGTGGACAAGTCTAGGATACCCAAAGGGGTGGTGCGGTCGAACGGGCATAGCTCTGTGGAGCAATTAGAAGCAGACAAAGACAAAGGCAAATGTGGCTGCTGA
- the RAB27A gene encoding ras-related protein Rab-27A isoform X2 — MSDGDYDYLIKFLALGDSAVGKTSILYQHTDGKFNSKFITTVGIDFREKRVVYRANGPDGVVGRGKRVHLQLWDTAGQERFRSLTTAFFRDAMGFLLLFDLTNEQSFLNVRNWISQLQMHAYCENPDIVLCGNKSDLEDQRAVKAEDAKELAEKYGIPYFETSAANGNNVNKAVETLLDLIMKRMERNVGQDICRQTFIRAGALR, encoded by the exons ATGTCGGATGGGGATTATGATTACCTCATCAAATTTTTAGCATTGGGAGACTCTGCTGTGGGGAAGACCAGCATTCTTTATCAACACACAGATGGAAAATTTAACTCCAAATTTATTACAACAGTAGGCATCGACTTTAGGGAAAAGAGAGTG GTGTACAGAGCGAATGGCCCAGATGGCGTAGTGGGCAGAGGCAAAAGAGTCCATCTGCAGCTGTGGGACACGGCAGGACAAGAAAG GTTTCGTAGTTTAACGACTGCTTTCTTCAGAGATGCAATGGGATTCCTCTTACTCTTTGATCTAACAAATGAGCAGAGTTTCCTCAATGTCAGGAACTGGATAA GTCAATTACAAATGCATGCCTACTGTGAGAACCCTGACATTGTGCTCTGTGGTAACAAGAGTGATCTGGAAGACCAGAGAGCGGTTAAAGCAGAGGATGCCAAAGAGCTTGCAGAGAAATATGG AATCCCGTATTTTGAAACGAGCGCGGCAAATGGAAACAACGTGAACAAAGCTGTTGAAACCTTGCTTGACCTCATCATGAAGCGCATGGAACG GAATGTAGGGCAGGATATTTGCCGGCAAACGTTCATCAGGGCTGGTGCTTTACGCTGA